A section of the Rossellomorea marisflavi genome encodes:
- the purK gene encoding 5-(carboxyamino)imidazole ribonucleotide synthase, whose translation MTLTKKTILPGQTIGIIGGGQLGRMMALAAKHNGFRVAVLDPARNAPCAQVADLVIAAPYDQYDALYRLAEESDVITYEFENIDYEALKWLGERAYVPQGAELIRITQDRIMEKEALVHAGVEVAPYAVIQQEQDIYDTIDRLGYPSVLKTARGGYDGKGQFVIREREAIPEAAELLKNGACVLEQWLSFEKEISVIVSRNPDGQQTHFPVVENIHVDNILHETIAPARVTEEVADLAVEMATRISETLDLVGTLAIEMFLTEDGRIFINELAPRPHNSGHFSIEACDVSQFAQHIKAVCNWPLRQPVLLKDAVMVNLLGEHIEPIMKAIPEKPDWFIHLYGKDVPKEKRKMGHVTILTDEMDDTLDSVNGAGIWKVQEKIGGRQG comes from the coding sequence ATGACCTTGACTAAGAAAACGATCTTACCAGGACAGACGATTGGGATCATCGGAGGGGGCCAGCTTGGCAGGATGATGGCCCTTGCAGCCAAACACAACGGCTTCAGGGTGGCGGTTCTTGATCCTGCGAGGAATGCTCCTTGCGCCCAGGTGGCCGATCTGGTCATCGCGGCTCCATATGATCAATATGATGCCCTTTACCGGTTGGCCGAAGAGAGTGATGTCATCACGTACGAATTCGAGAACATCGATTATGAAGCCCTGAAATGGTTGGGTGAAAGGGCGTATGTTCCCCAGGGGGCGGAGCTGATCCGCATCACCCAGGACCGGATCATGGAGAAGGAGGCCCTTGTCCATGCCGGTGTCGAGGTCGCACCCTACGCGGTCATTCAACAAGAACAGGATATCTATGATACTATAGATAGGCTTGGCTATCCTTCAGTATTGAAAACGGCAAGAGGCGGATACGACGGAAAAGGACAGTTTGTGATCCGGGAAAGAGAAGCCATCCCGGAAGCGGCCGAACTGTTGAAGAACGGTGCGTGTGTCCTTGAACAATGGCTTTCATTTGAAAAGGAGATTTCGGTGATCGTTTCACGCAATCCCGATGGACAACAGACGCATTTCCCAGTCGTTGAAAACATCCACGTAGACAACATCCTCCATGAAACCATTGCTCCTGCAAGGGTGACGGAAGAGGTGGCGGATTTGGCGGTGGAAATGGCGACGAGGATCAGTGAGACCCTTGATCTCGTCGGGACACTCGCCATCGAGATGTTCCTGACGGAAGACGGCAGGATCTTCATCAATGAGCTGGCACCACGCCCTCATAACTCTGGTCACTTCTCCATCGAAGCATGTGATGTATCTCAGTTTGCACAGCATATCAAGGCTGTCTGCAACTGGCCGCTGCGCCAACCCGTTTTATTAAAAGATGCTGTGATGGTCAACCTATTAGGAGAACATATAGAGCCTATCATGAAGGCCATTCCAGAAAAGCCCGATTGGTTCATTCATCTGTACGGAAAGGACGTCCCGAAGGAAAAGCGGAAGATGGGACATGTGACGATCCTGACCGATGAAATGGACGACACGTTGGATTCAGTGAACGGGGCAGGGATCTGGAAGGTTCAAGAAAAGATCGGAGGACGACAAGGATGA
- the purB gene encoding adenylosuccinate lyase, with the protein MIERYTRPEMGAIWTEENRFQSWLEVEILACEAWAEIGDIPKEDVAKIRENAGFNVERIREIEEETRHDVVAFTRAVSETLGEERKWVHYGLTSTDVVDTALSYQLKQANAIILKDLERFVEILKNKAIEHKHTVMMGRTHGVHAEPTTFGLKLALWYEEMKRNVDRFKDAAAGVEFGKISGAVGTYANIDPFVEAYVCEKLGITPAPVSTQTLQRDRHAHYMGTLALIATSVEKFAVEVRGLQKSETREVEEFFAKGQKGSSAMPHKRNPIGSENMTGMARVIRGYMLTAYENVPLWHERDISHSSAERVILPDATIALNYMLNRFANIVKNLTVFPENMKRNMDRTLGLIYSQRVLLALIDKGMAREEAYDTVQPKAMEAWEKQVHFRTLVEEEEAITSKLSPAEIDDCFDYNYHLKHVNTIFERCGLVD; encoded by the coding sequence ATGATAGAACGTTATACGCGCCCGGAGATGGGAGCCATTTGGACGGAAGAAAATCGCTTTCAATCTTGGTTGGAAGTAGAAATCCTGGCATGTGAAGCTTGGGCTGAGATCGGGGATATCCCGAAGGAAGACGTAGCCAAGATCCGTGAAAACGCAGGATTCAATGTAGAGCGCATCAGAGAAATCGAAGAAGAGACGCGCCATGATGTAGTAGCCTTCACACGTGCGGTATCCGAGACGCTCGGAGAAGAACGGAAATGGGTCCATTACGGACTGACGTCGACGGACGTAGTGGATACGGCCCTTTCGTATCAGCTCAAACAGGCCAACGCCATCATCCTGAAGGATCTGGAACGTTTTGTAGAGATCTTGAAGAATAAAGCCATCGAACATAAGCATACGGTCATGATGGGCCGTACGCACGGGGTGCACGCTGAGCCGACCACGTTCGGATTGAAGCTTGCACTCTGGTATGAAGAGATGAAGCGTAATGTCGATCGCTTCAAGGACGCTGCGGCCGGTGTTGAATTCGGAAAGATTTCCGGTGCTGTCGGCACGTATGCCAATATCGATCCATTCGTTGAAGCGTATGTATGCGAAAAGCTCGGCATCACACCGGCACCTGTTTCCACACAGACGCTTCAGCGTGACCGTCACGCACATTACATGGGGACACTTGCACTGATTGCAACATCCGTCGAGAAGTTTGCAGTCGAAGTGCGCGGACTCCAAAAAAGTGAGACGCGTGAAGTCGAAGAGTTCTTCGCCAAGGGGCAAAAAGGATCTTCTGCCATGCCTCATAAACGCAATCCGATCGGTTCCGAGAATATGACCGGTATGGCTCGTGTAATCAGGGGTTATATGCTCACAGCGTATGAAAATGTACCTCTCTGGCACGAGCGCGACATCTCTCACTCTTCTGCTGAGCGTGTGATCCTACCGGATGCGACAATCGCCCTCAACTACATGTTGAACCGCTTTGCCAACATCGTGAAGAACTTGACGGTGTTCCCGGAGAACATGAAGCGCAATATGGACCGTACACTCGGCCTCATCTATTCACAGCGCGTCCTCCTTGCACTCATCGATAAAGGCATGGCTCGTGAAGAAGCCTACGATACCGTGCAGCCGAAGGCCATGGAAGCATGGGAGAAACAGGTGCACTTCCGCACACTCGTAGAAGAAGAGGAAGCCATCACATCAAAATTGTCACCTGCTGAGATCGATGACTGTTTTGATTACAATTACCATTTGAAGCATGTAAATACGATTTTTGAGCGCTGCGGTCTCGTGGACTGA
- the purC gene encoding phosphoribosylaminoimidazolesuccinocarboxamide synthase — MEKGSLLYEGKAKRIYATDDPDIVWIHYKNSATAFNGEKKADIAGKGVLNNKISSLLFSKLAERGIQSHFIKQLSDEEQLVKKVDIIPLEVVVRNVIAGSLSNRLGREEGEEMPSPIIEFYYKDDALGDPLINDDHIDYLGIATSEERREIRSMALQVNNVLQTIFNEAGVILVDFKLEFGKDREGQILLGDEVSPDTCRLWDAETRQKLDKDVFRRGIGSLTEVYAIILERLGGTAHV, encoded by the coding sequence ATGGAAAAAGGTTCGCTGCTATATGAAGGAAAAGCCAAACGGATTTACGCGACGGATGATCCTGATATCGTGTGGATTCATTATAAAAACTCCGCCACGGCCTTCAATGGGGAAAAGAAGGCGGATATCGCTGGAAAGGGCGTCCTGAATAACAAGATTTCCAGTTTGTTATTTTCTAAGCTTGCCGAACGCGGCATCCAGAGTCATTTCATCAAACAGCTGTCGGATGAAGAGCAGCTTGTGAAAAAGGTGGACATCATTCCACTCGAAGTCGTGGTCCGCAACGTGATCGCAGGAAGCCTGTCGAATCGTCTGGGCAGGGAGGAAGGCGAGGAGATGCCTTCACCGATCATCGAGTTCTACTACAAGGATGATGCCCTCGGAGATCCACTCATCAATGATGACCACATCGACTACCTTGGGATTGCGACAAGTGAAGAGCGCCGGGAAATCAGAAGCATGGCCCTTCAGGTCAACAACGTCCTGCAAACGATCTTCAACGAGGCCGGTGTGATCCTGGTGGATTTCAAGCTTGAGTTCGGAAAGGACCGGGAAGGACAGATCCTCCTCGGGGATGAAGTATCACCGGATACATGCCGATTATGGGATGCCGAGACACGCCAGAAGCTTGATAAAGATGTGTTCAGAAGAGGAATCGGTAGTTTGACAGAAGTATATGCCATCATACTAGAACGATTGGGAGGAACTGCACATGTATAA
- the purS gene encoding phosphoribosylformylglycinamidine synthase subunit PurS: MYKVKVYITLRESVLDPQGSVVKNALHSMEFTEVEEVRVGKYMELSLPSSVKNVEAAVEEMCHRLLANPVIEDYRYEIEESVAQ; the protein is encoded by the coding sequence ATGTATAAAGTCAAAGTATATATCACCCTGAGAGAAAGCGTATTGGACCCACAAGGAAGCGTCGTGAAGAATGCCCTGCATTCCATGGAGTTCACGGAAGTGGAAGAGGTTCGTGTCGGGAAGTATATGGAGCTGAGTCTTCCATCATCTGTGAAAAACGTGGAAGCGGCTGTTGAGGAAATGTGCCACCGCCTGCTTGCCAATCCGGTCATCGAAGACTACCGATATGAAATCGAGGAGAGTGTCGCTCAATGA
- the purQ gene encoding phosphoribosylformylglycinamidine synthase subunit PurQ, with protein sequence MKFAVIVFPGSNCDVDMYHAIKDEIGEEVEYVWHEEASLEGFDAILLPGGFSYGDYLRSGAIARFSNVMREVIKAAGEGKPVLGVCNGFQVLLESGLLPGAMRRNDHLKFICKTVPLKVETNETMFTNSYEKGDEIQIPIAHGEGNYFCDEETLKELKANNQIVFTYGGDNPNGSVADIAGITNHAGNVLGMMPHPERAMELLLGSEDGKKLFQSIVKHWREQHVVNA encoded by the coding sequence ATGAAGTTCGCGGTCATCGTATTCCCAGGTTCCAACTGTGATGTAGACATGTATCATGCGATCAAGGATGAAATCGGCGAGGAAGTCGAGTATGTATGGCATGAGGAAGCGAGCCTCGAAGGCTTCGATGCCATCCTGCTGCCTGGCGGATTCTCGTATGGCGACTATCTCCGCTCAGGTGCCATCGCCCGCTTCTCCAACGTCATGAGAGAAGTAATCAAGGCAGCCGGTGAAGGAAAGCCCGTCCTTGGTGTATGCAATGGATTCCAGGTACTGCTTGAATCCGGACTCCTGCCGGGTGCCATGAGACGGAACGATCATCTGAAGTTCATCTGCAAGACCGTACCATTGAAAGTCGAAACCAATGAAACGATGTTCACGAACAGCTATGAAAAGGGTGACGAGATCCAGATCCCGATTGCCCACGGAGAAGGCAATTACTTCTGTGACGAAGAAACACTCAAAGAACTGAAGGCCAACAATCAGATCGTGTTCACCTACGGCGGGGATAATCCGAACGGAAGCGTAGCGGATATTGCCGGGATCACGAATCACGCAGGCAACGTCCTTGGTATGATGCCTCACCCTGAGAGGGCCATGGAACTTTTACTAGGTAGTGAAGACGGGAAGAAATTATTTCAATCGATTGTGAAGCACTGGAGGGAACAACATGTCGTTAATGCTTGA